Within Microcebus murinus isolate Inina chromosome 8, M.murinus_Inina_mat1.0, whole genome shotgun sequence, the genomic segment GTAAGGGGATTTTATGGATCCCTTTTACGTGCTGCATTCAGTGGAAATGATTGTAGATTTTGCCCTCGTTCTCTGGTATATTCTAACGCTGTCCTGTATGGGCTGCTCTCTGTTGCTTTTATTTGGATGCTTAGTGTTTTCTAAGTTTATCAGCACATCAGTCTGAACTTTTGACCTGAAATGCATGGCTCCACACGTATGATTCAATGATACCCGCGAATTTTCTGGGGAAAATCTATCCCTTTATAGAAGTGCTCCTTCATTCCAGAGAGGTTGTTGATGAGACAGAATGTCACAAACACTGACTAATTTCCCTTGATGAAAGAGACtctctaactttaatttttttttttttctttacatgacTTGCCAATCTAGTGAAGGCACAAATCTAGAATTTTATCTTGGCCAGTTTTGACTGTGTTGATACGATGGTTAAGAGAGCTATTGACTTCCCCTTTTGTGGGTGCACTTCAGGTAACTAGAAATCAGCCCCTGGTAGTCACATTACGATAAGAACTAGGGAAAAGGTTTCTTTGGCCATCGGGCCTAATACTGAGAAATACTGTATATATTGCTTTATGGATTGCCTCCCTTTCCCAAGGGTAGGGAGAGGCCACAAAGCTTTACCAGCAAGACTGTAAGCTTCAGATTGGGCTGCCTAGACAAAGAAGGTCCACTGAGTAGCTGCATGAACCTGCCAAACCACATAACCTGTCAGAGCATGTGTTATCTCATGGGATATGGTATGATtaatgaggaaggaaggaaggaaggaaggaaggaaggaaggaaggaaggaaggaaggaaggaaggaaggaaggaaggaaggaaggagggaaggaaggaaaagaaagcaagcaagctgTTTCTGACATTCGGAAGCTGGCTTGACACAGCAAGGACATGTTATTCAACCCTGTTAGACATGAACAATCTCACAGAGTACCAACTTCAGACAAGGTGATTCTGAGACCATGGAGAAATGAGATTAAATAAGTCCACTTCATAATTTTGTTAGGCACAGACAGAAACAAAGTCAGTGTGCCTCCCACAGAATACCAAACACTCCCTCTCTCAGCTAAAATGATTAACTGCTCCTTTTTTATCAACTGTCAGTTTATCCTCCCCTAGTCTCCCCTCCCTATGGGTAGGGTTTATTGAGATAACCAATCATAAAATTAATCCTGCTTTCTGACACCATCTAATCTAGGATGAACCCTGGCTTGTTTAGATCCTTCCCCAAATCACCCAACCAAAGTACAAATCCTATAACTGGTTCTTTCTAAACCTCTTACTGAGATACTCCATGATTCCCCATGGAGCATGTGCTCCTGTGTTGCAAGTAATAAACCCAAATTTTTAGACACAGGTGTGTTCCTGGTGGTCCTTAACTAAAAGGACATTGACCtgaataaatggaattatgtgTATAATGTATTTGTCACATACTTGGCACAAATAAAcaccaaataaatgtttgatattaGTAATAGAGTGACATTATTAAGGATGACTTCGACCTCTTTATCTCTCTCAAAGATATTTAATCCTATCAAAGATTCCTGAAAAATTTATCCTCTATGGAAAcattttgtagtttaaaaaaacaagtagGCCTGGAAAGGTCTTTCAAACTCATTAGTGGTTTCCAAACTCTAGTGTGTTTAACAATCACTTTGCTTGTTAAAGATGCAAATTATCAGTCTCCACCCTCTGGCCAATTTCATTAGATCAGAAGATcctgaaatctgtattttttttctttaatttataaaagttgtctggccaatttctttcttttctttctttctttctttctttctttctttctttctttctttctttctttctttcttctctctctctctctctctctctctctctctctccctctctctctctctctctctctctctctctctctctcttttttttagacagagtctcactttgttgcccaggctagagtgctgtggtatcagctgagctcacagcaacctcaaactcctaggctcaaacaatcctcctgcctcagcctcctgagtagctaggactacaggcatgcgccaccatgcctagctaattttttctctatatttttagttgttcagttaatgtctttctatgtttttagtagagatggggtctcgctcttgctcaggctagtcttgaactcctgacctcaagcaatccttctgcctcggcctcccagagtgctaggattacaggcatgagccaccatgcctggccccgaaatctgtatttttaactagCACCAAATAGTTCTTGTACCAAACTTCGAAAAACACTACTATGgtttattccttcattttttgATAAGCAAATCATGTTTTAGCCATTGCCAGGCAATGCTTTATTAACAATTGTACTAACATTCCCTTTAAACATGAAGGAACAAATGCTGTCTGCTTTGTAGCACTCTTCCATGTTCTGTGAAGTTTCACATGTGCATAATGAGAGAATGAAAGCAGAAATACCAACACTTAAATGTCAGCTTTGCTAAGACAGGAAAAGTGATAAAAGGGCCAGAATAATGCATATTATGGAACTTTACTCTTGTCCCAGAATGGCATAGTCTTGAATTTTTTCTACCTCTTTCCAgatctttctccttctctgtccttccgcccctccacacacacccacCACCCACTGCAGCTGTTTCACTTAGGATCTCATCATATGTCAATGGAGCTTTCCCCAGCCTCCTGACTCTGCCCCGTCTTGCCATCCTCCAAGCCACCCTCTGCCAGGATTCTAAGTGATGAGAATCGACACACCACAAGTCATGTCACTCATCTGCTTTCATGAAACATTCACTGACTCCCACCTTTTCCAGGTCAAGCAGTGATTCCTCAGCGTGGCACACCCCTGCTCTGACTGCCTCTGTCTGTCCCTACACTTTCCATCCAACCACAGTCAACCAACTGCTTGTCGTTTCCCAAATGCACAGTGTAATTTTCATACTGTTCTTGTTTTTCAACATATTGATCCTTCTCACTGAGACATCAGTTCTCTATTTTTCACCTGGAGAAATTTTACCCTTTCAAGTCTCAGCTCAAGCATCAATTCTTCTGTAAAGATTTTCTTGAACCCTTCCTAATCTTCTGGGCTGAATTTAATACTGCCTCCTTAGTTCCCCAAGCATCATGTTCATGCAACTGTAGGGGCAGCTCTCCCTTATCTGATTGTTTTGTTTAGACATCAGTCCCTCAAAACAGATGGGAGAGCCCCACGAGGGCAGGGACTATCccgtttttatttttgtattctcattCATTGGCAAAACAGACTGGCACATAAGggttactcaataaatgttcagaGGATATGTGAATGTTATTCCCTGGTCTGAAATTCATTGTTGTAATGGTCCACAGAGCCTATTTCAAATGCTCAGCCTACTCAGGCATACACACATCAAAGTTCAGCACTTGCAAATTTTCAATGTGTAGGATGACAAGCACCCTGCCCTTGATCTATTTAGTGGGCCTTTGTAACAGTGGAGatgataaatgaaaggaaaaaaacagaaatgttgtGTTGTCCCATAAACGCTCTACTCCTTAGTGattctgtctattttttttatccCTTCTGAGATGACAAATTAATGTGACAATAGCATCAGCCAATCCCAGAGTTTTGGTAGTGTCCTGAGGTTCAGTCAATAGTTGATTTTACCACTTACCTTCCTGCTTCTTAGTGATTAatcttacaggaaaaaaaattttttttttttttactttttaaactttttttgttaaagactaagacacagacacacacattagcctaggtctACACAGGGTCATCAATGTTATTGTCTTCCGCCTCTACATCTTGTCCCAATGGAAAGTCTTCAGGAGCAAAAACACACATGGAGTTGTCATCTCCTATGACAACAATGCCATCTTCCAGAACATCTCTTGAAGGACCTGCAGAatgctgttttacagttaactttttttttataagtaaaagGACGCTCTAAAATAACGATAAAAgatatagtatagtaaatatataaaccagtgacagttgtttattatcaagtattatgcactgtatataattgtatgtgctatacttttatacaactggcagtgCAGAAGCATCAACACCAGCATCAACACAAACTCGAGTAATGTGTTGTGCTAAGACATTACAATGTCACTAGGTGATATGAATTTTTcggctccattataatcttaaaGAACCGCCATTGTATATGTGGGCCACTGTTGACCAAAACGCTGTTACTAGTGCGTGACTGTACATGCTTGGTTAAATAAGCAGAGGTCATTTTGATGATGACCACGTAGACCAAAGTGTCCTGAGCGAAGAGACTAGACAAGGGACCAAGGATTACCATCATAGCATGAGCCTCTGGTTCTCTTTGATGACTGTGCAACAAATGACCAGAAGACAGAATAATCATTGATCCACCCAGTCTGCTTGACTCCTAATAGTATTCCTTTTGGAACAAATTGACAGTACATTTCTTCTTGTTTAAGCAACAGGTGGCTGTGATTGTGATTGTCACTTCTGCTTTGACAAacccacaaagaagaaaatttgaactCCCAACGtctgaaaaggagagagaatgttAGTACACATACTAACACGAGGACCTAAACCCATGGTAGCAGCAAAACTGGAGAAGGGGCCCATAATGAGGAGAGCCCTTTGAGGGTAAACTCAGCACAGTAATCCCTAGCACTCCTTTATGGAATAGctgttatttcagttttatttttatttagtgggGCTTTTATAAGATTAGATAAGCAAGAGAAAATCATAGATtcaaagggagaaaagaggagaaaaaaggaagaaaaatatttaaatctggACTTAGCATTATAAACTAGGAAATGCAGGAAATACTGGTGCGTGTAGGGTGTCTGGAGTACAGTATGTAGGCTAACACTGGGGTTATCTCAGATTGTTGGTTTGTCTTCATGGGGAAAACTTAGTGGGATCCTGTAGGCTATACCTTCTTCCATTCCACTCTTTGAGGTCCCAGTATTTGCTttagagagaagagggagagaaagagtaAAAGGTAGAATTACCAGTTAATTTGGGCATAATCCCTTCCCCAGACCACTCCCCACTGTTGGCTTTCTCTTTATGTTGGAATTAGGAGGGTAACATCTTTCTCTTTGCCTGTATCCCAGAGAAGGGAGCAACCAATTTTCAAGAATAATCACTTGGCCAAAGAGATACGGGGACTCTAATTTTATGCACTTCCAGTCCAGGTGTTCCCATGCCTGAAGTCTGTGATTTTATGCCTATTAGCCAATTAGTGTAAAATTCAGCATCCCAAGAAGCTTTTGGCTTTCTAATTCCTGTCAGTATTGACAGGATTGATCAGTATTGACAAACAGAGGACTCTGATGAATGTCTCCAGGAAGCCAACACTAGTGTTgggagtttattttattttaattttttttgagacagagtctcactctgttgcccaggctggagtgccatggcgtcagcatagctcacagcaacctcaaactcctgggctcaagtgatcctcctgcctcagcctcccgagtagctgggactacagacattcgccaccatgcccggctaatatttttatatatttatttttaattggccaattaatttgtttctatttttagtagagacagggtctcgctcttcctcaggctggtttcgaactcctgaccttgagcaatcctcccgcctcggcctcccagaatgctaggattatagacgtgagccaccgcgcctggcctagtgTTGGGAGTTTAATGGTTAAAGAACTGGGATTTAAGAAGAGTTAATACTAAATAATCCTGgaatctattttttaagaaagaaaactttatacatatttatataccatatatattcAGTAGGGTAAATATGCATCCCAGTTTGCCTAGAATATTCCTGATTCATGCCTCTTGTCCCAGTGTAATTAATAATAGTACATCCTTTTGCTCTCAACAATgaccaaatttaaataaaaaattatatgtttgtttataaGCCCCTTGGGTGTTGGATAGGGAGACCCTGAGGACATGGGATGGAAGAAAACTCTTTGAAAAATGAACAGCCCTGTGGTATGGCTAAGAACCAAGAAGAGAGGAgtcaggaaaggagaggagagaaggcaggcCACTTAGCACTAGGTTGGGGCCCACAGACCATCTAAAGCAGGGCCATCTAATACTAAATTTGATATCGATGTGTTGCTGTGATGTAAACTTGCATCTGTGTTCCCAGAACTTCTATAATAAAGGCAGCTGCACACATCAATTCCACATGTGAGAGATGATTCAGAAGTTAAAGGAAAAGGAGCTCTGTCTCCCATTTGGGTCATCGTGGTGCATGAAGACAGTGTCAAGACAACCCTCCCAGTACCCAGGCAGGAGTTCAGAGTGGAGGGCTACTGGGAGGAGCATAAACCACTCATTCCTTCTCCAGAATTATAAGGGACGTTGGGTTATAGATGTGTTGGAAGAAGTGAGTACACAAAGCTCCCAATCCAGGTGAGGTGGGATTTGATCCAATTCATTAGAATCTCAAAGGATGGGATACTGCTGATGAATTCTGACCTGAAGTCATCGGTTCCATTGGTGAGCTTTATATGAAACAGCCCTAAGGAACTTATTTAATTACTGCAGGATGTTTTTGGGGATTATGTTTACTCATTACCCTCCAGGACCCACAAGAAAACTTTCTTTTAGGTTTCAATACTTGGAATGGTTAAGCTTATcttgaataattaattaatttgtctaATCCTGTTTCCTTCTTTGTCTTGGCTACTGGATCCAAATCTGGATCTACCTGCAGTTAGCATAACACCTTACAGCACACAACTTGGGTTCCATCTCATCTCTCCTACTATCATTTGTCCTCTGACCCAAGttcctcatttacttatttttaatttttaaaatttattaaattgtgtgtatatgtgtgtgtatatatatgctgtgtatatatatatagtatataaatatgtataaagttttctttcttgagagaTAAATATACAttctagagacagggtttcactatgttgcccaggctgaacttgaactcctgggctcaagcaatcctcccacttcagcctcctgaggagctgggactacaagcccaCATCACTACCCCCGGCTAACCTGCTAATCTTAATCCATTTGTAGAAACTAAAGGGAATAGATACATAGTCAACAAACAAATTTCTCCAGAAAAtttcaattctttattttctgtttagtattattttctatatttactcATAATACTTTACTTCCTATAAAAATGATCCGAAGCCGAGTTTCCCTGTCTGCATGTGGTTTTCATAAATGTCCTGAGATTCTTCCACAAAGCACATATAGCAAAGAGACAGTGAATTATATTTGGACTTAAAATCTTCAGAGGAATGAGTGTTAGAAATGGAATTGGGAGAAAAGGATGTTGGATATTAGAAGGATGAGAAGTGCAATAGTGGGAATGTTTCTGTTTGTGTGCTCGTTTATGGAACTGAAGGAAGGGTCTAGATGCTGAGAACGACTTTCATCATTAGCTAAGACTTGGGCTATACAGGGAAGACAATAGGGATAACCTGGAGGGATAACTTGAGCTGTTTCAAAAAGTACCAATTCATCATTGTAGCTGCAAATATATCCTTGTGCGAGTAACCGCAAGTGGCCTTAGCCCAATTGAATAGAACGTTTCTTTGGGGCTTCATGTTTTGCTCATCGGAAGAGTTCTAGAAATGATATCCTTTGCAATATTCCCCTTATAAGAGGTTGCTTCCCAtcttgaaaatgatttttatgtttggCCAAGTGTCATTATTGTTTATGAATGCTTAATAGAttcaaaaaaaagacaagactcTCTTAGTGCCAGAAACAcaagctaaaatattttattacattctaAAGGAGGGAAGCAGAGAATATAAATACTTCAGTAAAAATCCATGACTCGTCTGAAAGAGCCAACTTTGGCACTTGTAGCCCCCCAGTCGAGATATCTCCTGTACTCCCCCGGCCTCAGCAGGTACTGCCTCCCCCTGTAGTTGGGCATCTCGTAGAGGATCCAGCAGCCCTCCAGCACGTTGAGGGACTGGACTTCAGTGAGGCGGAAGTGGTCCTGAAGAGAGAGACAGTCCTCTGTGATCTCTGACATTTGTCCTCTGAAGTCCTCTCTCTCGTAGATCCTCATTCTGTGAGTGCCGGAGTGCTGGGATGGCAGATAGAAAACGGacacaaacagaaagaaattaaagttccaGCCCCTGCATCTCCATGGCCACACCTGCCCAGAAGTGCTCTGAATCCAAGTTTGCTTCCAGAACAACCCTGTTGCAGAGTTCAGGAGCCTTCCCATCCCCCTACGGTCCACTGCTCATGGGTCTAGCGGTTCCTATGCAAAGCTAGGAAGGAACAGAGCTCAGCACCCCTTCCGCTGCTATACACCAGCCCCCGGGCCTTGGGAATCGcttaagataaaatttatctCATCACTTCCATGCTTGTGATTTGAGAAAGCCCTTTTCAAAGGAGAAAAGTGAGAGTCATTAGAAAGCTAAGTATCTTTTGATATATTATTCTTGTTAAAAAGCTATCGACATTTAGCTATTTCCCGTAAGACTGATGTATTGGTTTTCAGGTATGCTATGGAGCAAAGGACTATCAAGCTctcatgaaaaataagatgacatattttccttttctctgttttcataaCCTCTATTGCAGTTCAAATTTCAATCTTTCTGGCTCTTAGGCTTCCTTTCTGGCCTCCTACTCTGCactttttcatttcccttgacACCAAGAATCACCTTCATTAAGGTCTGTTTTGACAACGCTATATCCCAGGCCTCCCACACTCCACAGTTCTAAGAACTGCAATCACTCCCCAGAAAATACTGAATCTCAAACTTGCAGTTTTGGATTTGACCTTTCCTTTAATTTGTACCACTAAATTAGAATAGAAATCCAAAAATAGGGGCCTATTTTCTCAAGAAAGaataatcaaatagaaaaataaggtgAAGCAAGCAAAAAGTACTTTTAATCAACTACACAGTCCcagattgcatttatatattttgatctaTTAGATTTCTGACTTGCTATGGCTTGAAATGaacatttaagaaattatatcTTGAACAGATGGTACCTTCATGTCCTGCTTTTTCTTAATTAGCCTTTGGTCTTTCAATTTtttgattacatttaaaatataaaatctgggaacatgtgatttaaaagaaaacaccGCAAAGTTTACGAAGCACACTGAGACAGCCTTCTAGACTGGGCTGCACGCACTATGTGTCACTTCCTGTCCGCTAGTTGGAATTATTTGGCCTGAGAACAATATTTTTGaataacaatatttttgaaatagcttTTATTTCCACAAAGATGAAAGGCAAAGACAGAGCGGCTCTCACCTGGGGGATGAGGCGGCAGGAGCGGATGGTGTCGCTGAGGCCCATCCACTGCTGGTAGTCGGGGTACTCGCCACGCCGCAGAAAGTACTGGTGGCCCTGGTAGTTGGGGCGCTCATAGAGCATCCAGGAGC encodes:
- the LOC105864299 gene encoding gamma-crystallin B, which produces MGKITFYEDRSFQGRCYECNSDCPNLQPFFSRCNSIRVDSGSWMLYERPNYQGHQYFLRRGEYPDYQQWMGLSDTIRSCRLIPQHSGTHRMRIYEREDFRGQMSEITEDCLSLQDHFRLTEVQSLNVLEGCWILYEMPNYRGRQYLLRPGEYRRYLDWGATSAKVGSFRRVMDFY